In Xenorhabdus poinarii G6, the following are encoded in one genomic region:
- a CDS encoding tyrosine-type recombinase/integrase, which produces MLTDTKLRNLKPKEKLYKVNDRDGLYVAVTPAGSVSFRYNYAINGRQETVTFGRYGIGGITLAEARERLGEAKRMVADGKSPAKEKARDKARIKGAETFGAWAEKWLRGYQMADSTRDMRRSVYARELKGKFGNQKLNEITHEDLWAITDTIVERGAPATAVHAREIVLQVYRWAIERGQKVENPADLVRPASIAKFEPRDRTLTSGEIGLMYRYLEKVGTTPSIRVAVKLLLLTMVRKSELTNATWSEINFSEAIWTIPKERMKRRNPHLVFLSRQVMDILVALKTFAGGSDFVLPSRYDSDAPMSSATMNRELDLTYKAAQKDGHDLAKFGPHDLRRTASTLLYEAGYNTDWIEKCLAHEQKGVRAVYNKAEYREQRTAMLQDWADMIDEWTH; this is translated from the coding sequence ATGCTGACTGATACCAAACTGAGAAATTTAAAACCGAAAGAAAAGCTCTATAAAGTGAATGACAGGGATGGGCTGTATGTAGCTGTCACGCCCGCTGGCTCTGTCTCATTTCGTTATAATTACGCCATCAATGGTAGGCAGGAAACGGTGACTTTTGGTCGTTATGGTATTGGCGGGATTACTTTAGCTGAAGCCAGAGAGAGACTTGGGGAAGCTAAAAGAATGGTGGCTGATGGTAAGTCCCCGGCTAAAGAAAAAGCCAGAGATAAAGCGAGAATTAAAGGTGCGGAAACATTTGGTGCATGGGCTGAAAAATGGCTTCGTGGGTATCAGATGGCTGACTCTACGCGGGATATGCGGCGATCAGTTTATGCTAGGGAACTTAAGGGTAAATTTGGCAACCAAAAGTTAAATGAAATCACACATGAAGACTTATGGGCGATCACTGACACCATTGTTGAACGTGGTGCGCCAGCGACAGCGGTTCATGCAAGAGAAATAGTGCTTCAGGTTTATCGCTGGGCGATTGAACGAGGCCAAAAAGTAGAAAACCCGGCAGATTTAGTGAGACCTGCAAGTATTGCAAAATTTGAACCCAGAGATCGAACATTAACGTCAGGTGAAATTGGTTTGATGTATCGCTATCTGGAGAAGGTCGGGACAACGCCATCAATTCGGGTTGCTGTAAAACTGCTATTGTTAACAATGGTACGTAAAAGTGAGTTAACTAATGCAACCTGGAGCGAAATTAATTTTAGTGAAGCAATTTGGACTATCCCAAAAGAGCGAATGAAACGCCGAAATCCGCATCTGGTTTTCTTATCGCGTCAGGTGATGGACATTTTAGTTGCTTTAAAAACCTTCGCAGGTGGTTCTGATTTTGTTCTTCCATCGCGCTATGACTCTGATGCGCCAATGAGTAGTGCGACCATGAATCGAGAGCTAGATCTTACGTATAAAGCAGCACAAAAAGACGGACACGACCTTGCTAAATTTGGACCTCACGATTTACGCAGAACAGCGAGTACGTTGCTGTATGAAGCAGGCTATAACACGGATTGGATAGAGAAGTGCCTGGCGCATGAACAGAAAGGGGTTAGGGCAGTGTACAATAAAGCAGAGTACCGTGAGCAGCGCACCGCTATGTTGCAGGATTGGGCTGATATGATAGATGAGTGGACACACTGA
- the guaB gene encoding IMP dehydrogenase, which produces MLRIKKEALTFDDVLLVPAHSTVLPNTADLSTQLTSTIRLNVPMLSAAMDTVTESSLAIALAQEGGIGFIHKNMSIERQAEEVSRVKKHESGVVTDPVTVTPQTTLREVHELTERNGFAGYPVVTEDNELVGIITGRDVRFVTDLDQPVTAVMTPKERLVTVNEGEAREVVLQKMHEKRVEKALVVDDNFHLLGMITVKDFQKAERKPNACKDEQGRLRVGAAVGAGIGNEERVDALVAAGVDVLLIDSSHGHSEGVLQRIRETRAKYPNLQIIGGNVATGEGAKALVDAGVNAVKVGIGPGSICTTRIVTGVGVPQITAIADAVEALEGTGIPVIADGGIRFSGDIAKAIAAGASCVMVGSMLAGTEESPGEIELYQGRSFKSYRGMGSLGAMSKGSSDRYFQTDNAADKLVPEGIEGRVAYKGLLKSIVHQQMGGLRSCMGLMGCATIDELRTKAEFVRISGAGIQESHVHDVTITKESPNYRLGL; this is translated from the coding sequence ATGTTACGAATTAAAAAAGAAGCATTAACTTTTGATGATGTATTGTTAGTTCCCGCCCACTCAACTGTCTTACCTAACACCGCAGATCTGTCCACTCAATTAACTTCCACTATTCGCCTGAACGTACCTATGCTTTCCGCTGCTATGGATACGGTAACGGAATCTTCACTGGCAATCGCACTGGCACAGGAAGGGGGAATTGGTTTCATTCATAAAAATATGTCAATCGAGCGTCAGGCTGAAGAAGTCAGCCGCGTGAAGAAACATGAAAGTGGTGTTGTGACTGATCCGGTGACTGTCACACCACAGACAACGTTACGTGAAGTCCACGAACTGACGGAACGTAATGGGTTTGCCGGATACCCGGTAGTCACTGAAGATAACGAATTAGTGGGTATCATCACCGGGCGTGATGTGCGCTTTGTGACGGATCTGGATCAGCCAGTCACGGCGGTAATGACACCGAAAGAGCGTCTGGTGACAGTCAACGAAGGCGAAGCCCGCGAAGTGGTTTTACAGAAAATGCACGAAAAACGTGTAGAGAAAGCCCTGGTTGTGGATGATAACTTCCATCTGCTTGGCATGATTACGGTGAAGGATTTCCAGAAAGCGGAACGTAAGCCGAACGCATGTAAAGATGAACAAGGCCGCCTGCGTGTTGGTGCTGCGGTTGGTGCGGGTATCGGCAACGAAGAGCGTGTTGATGCATTGGTGGCTGCGGGTGTTGATGTGCTGCTAATTGACTCTTCCCACGGTCATTCTGAAGGTGTTTTACAGCGTATTCGTGAAACCCGTGCTAAATACCCTAATCTGCAAATCATCGGGGGGAATGTTGCGACGGGTGAGGGCGCGAAAGCGTTGGTCGACGCGGGAGTGAATGCGGTTAAAGTTGGTATCGGCCCCGGTTCTATTTGTACAACCCGTATCGTGACGGGTGTCGGTGTTCCTCAAATCACGGCGATTGCGGACGCGGTTGAAGCGCTGGAAGGAACGGGGATTCCTGTTATTGCAGACGGTGGTATCCGTTTCTCTGGTGACATCGCCAAAGCGATTGCTGCGGGTGCCTCCTGTGTGATGGTCGGGTCCATGCTGGCAGGCACAGAAGAATCACCAGGGGAAATCGAACTTTATCAAGGCCGTTCATTCAAATCTTATCGTGGAATGGGTTCTTTGGGGGCAATGTCGAAAGGCTCTTCTGATCGTTACTTCCAGACGGATAACGCCGCCGACAAACTGGTTCCTGAAGGCATCGAAGGCCGTGTGGCTTATAAAGGATTACTGAAAAGCATCGTCCACCAACAAATGGGTGGTTTGCGCTCTTGTATGGGGCTGATGGGGTGTGCAACCATCGATGAACTGAGAACAAAAGCAGAATTCGTTCGTATCAGTGGTGCAGGCATTCAAGAAAGTCACGTTCATGACGTCACCATCACCAAAGAATCACCAAACTATCGTTTAGGTCTGTAA
- the xseA gene encoding exodeoxyribonuclease VII large subunit, with protein MSIPTNTAIFSVSRLNQTVRQLLELEMGRIWLSAEMSNFSQPSSGHWYFTLKDERAQIRAAMFRNHNLRATFRPQNGQQVLVRAQITLYEPRGDYQLIVEHIQPAGEGLLQQQFELLKQKLATKGFFEQIHKKPLPSPAKRLGIITSVSGAALHDILNILKRRDPSLPIVIYPSAVQGDEAPLQIIRAIELANARQECDVLIVGRGGGSLEDLWSFNDEHVAQAIFHSQIPIVSAVGHETDVTIADFVADLRAPTPSAAAELVSRNQIELLRQIQSLQQRLEMAMDYFFAQKQRASNVLHHRLQQQSPDLRLARQQHHLAELRQKLVDRLLRRLKQSLISYEKLNQRLLQTHPGREIQHYRQAIQQFDFRLQQAIERHLSHNREKFAVSCSRMEAVSPLATLSRGYSISETSDGKLLKQVKQVKAGESVKTRLQDGWIESQVTQITKTSQRKK; from the coding sequence ATGTCGATACCAACCAATACCGCAATTTTTTCTGTTAGCCGTCTGAATCAGACAGTTCGTCAGCTATTGGAGCTGGAAATGGGCAGAATTTGGCTATCCGCCGAAATGTCCAATTTTTCTCAGCCATCATCAGGCCATTGGTATTTCACATTGAAAGATGAACGAGCACAAATTCGGGCGGCCATGTTTCGAAACCACAATCTGAGGGCAACATTTCGTCCCCAAAATGGTCAGCAAGTATTGGTTCGGGCACAGATTACATTATACGAGCCTCGCGGTGACTATCAGCTGATAGTAGAGCATATTCAACCCGCCGGAGAGGGTTTACTGCAACAGCAGTTTGAACTATTAAAACAAAAACTTGCGACGAAAGGCTTTTTCGAACAAATTCATAAAAAACCCCTTCCTTCACCTGCCAAACGGCTGGGGATCATTACTTCCGTCAGCGGTGCGGCACTGCACGATATTCTGAATATCTTAAAACGCCGCGATCCTTCTTTGCCGATTGTGATTTACCCTAGCGCGGTTCAGGGAGACGAAGCACCATTACAGATTATTCGGGCGATCGAATTGGCAAATGCGCGACAAGAATGTGATGTCCTGATTGTCGGCCGTGGCGGAGGATCGCTGGAAGATCTATGGAGTTTTAACGATGAGCACGTTGCCCAAGCGATATTTCATAGCCAGATCCCTATCGTCAGCGCTGTCGGGCATGAAACCGATGTCACCATTGCCGATTTTGTTGCCGACTTACGTGCACCAACACCTTCTGCGGCAGCAGAGTTAGTTAGCCGCAATCAAATCGAATTATTGCGGCAAATTCAATCTCTGCAACAACGTCTTGAAATGGCAATGGATTATTTTTTTGCGCAAAAGCAACGAGCCTCCAATGTGTTGCACCACCGGCTGCAACAACAGAGTCCTGATTTACGATTAGCGCGCCAGCAGCATCATTTGGCTGAGTTACGACAAAAGTTAGTTGATCGTTTGTTACGTCGTCTAAAACAAAGTTTAATTTCATATGAGAAATTGAATCAGCGATTGTTACAAACTCATCCAGGACGGGAAATCCAGCACTATCGCCAAGCTATCCAGCAATTTGATTTTCGTTTACAGCAGGCTATTGAGCGACACTTGAGCCATAATCGGGAAAAATTTGCCGTTTCCTGCTCACGAATGGAGGCCGTTAGTCCACTGGCAACATTGAGCCGCGGTTACAGTATCAGCGAAACATCCGATGGGAAGCTGTTGAAGCAAGTTAAACAGGTGAAAGCGGGCGAAAGCGTAAAAACACGATTGCAAGATGGCTGGATTGAGAGTCAGGTGACGCAGATCACAAAGACCAGCCAGAGAAAAAAATAA
- a CDS encoding LuxR family transcriptional regulator yields MESKSHNIIKLIEKIIDPAIAEYLATLPKTYLIYSPISKENLTYSELIKLKGFHFTTDQIHIHLRNFINHCSYTEQDILFISTQDMLKELFSLCEGKRPKRSKLAPDIDLNTERKMRLCAFCGNPTEFSIFVRTWKKYGTIEDDEYEDYEKKGKKKRPDLSHTYCLNHRPKLHDGSWNAMYKQAMRSKEQFEQELLRLRCQIAHPDRYNAKSGDKLIDEYFYHYMFDSSLDPTNVAELRDLARRMVDSRLTDNKKRMLVLRRQGLSNQQVGIKLGEITNKPSSNQAVSKAILSVREEFHLFE; encoded by the coding sequence TTGGAATCCAAAAGTCATAATATTATTAAACTGATTGAAAAAATAATTGACCCCGCTATAGCTGAATATTTAGCTACTCTTCCAAAGACATACCTCATCTATAGCCCAATATCAAAAGAAAACTTAACCTATAGTGAGCTAATTAAGTTAAAAGGTTTTCACTTTACTACCGATCAAATTCATATTCATCTGCGTAACTTTATTAATCATTGCTCATACACAGAACAAGATATTTTATTTATTTCGACTCAGGATATGCTTAAAGAGCTATTTTCTCTTTGCGAAGGGAAACGACCTAAAAGATCTAAGCTAGCACCGGATATTGACTTAAATACCGAAAGGAAAATGAGACTTTGCGCCTTCTGTGGGAATCCAACAGAATTTTCCATATTTGTTAGAACATGGAAAAAATATGGCACTATTGAAGATGATGAATACGAAGATTATGAAAAAAAGGGAAAGAAAAAACGCCCAGACTTAAGCCACACATACTGCTTAAATCACCGACCAAAATTGCATGATGGCTCATGGAACGCCATGTATAAGCAAGCCATGCGCTCTAAAGAACAATTTGAACAAGAACTTTTAAGGCTTCGATGCCAAATCGCCCATCCAGATCGCTACAATGCAAAATCTGGTGATAAGTTAATCGATGAGTATTTTTATCATTATATGTTTGATTCATCACTCGACCCCACTAATGTAGCAGAGCTGCGCGATTTGGCACGAAGAATGGTTGACTCCCGACTGACTGATAACAAAAAACGTATGCTTGTTCTCCGTAGGCAAGGTTTGTCTAACCAACAGGTTGGCATCAAGTTGGGAGAAATCACCAATAAACCATCGTCAAACCAGGCCGTTTCTAAGGCGATACTGTCTGTACGTGAAGAGTTTCACTTATTTGAGTAA
- the guaA gene encoding glutamine-hydrolyzing GMP synthase, with translation MTTNIHQHRILILDFGSQYTQLIARRIREIGVYCELWTWNVTEEQIREFNPDGIILSGGPESTTEHNSPSAPEYVFNAGVPVLGICYGMQTMSMQLGGRVDSSDEREFGYAQVEIQNNCELFRDIQDALSETGHPLLDVWMSHGDKVTAIPADFTKVASTDTCPFAIMANEEKRFYGVQFHPEVTHTHQGLNILKRFVLDICQCEVLWTPASIIDDIVERLRAQIGDDHVILALSGGVDSSVTALLLNRAIGKRLTCVFVDNGLLRLNEADQVMAMFEGKFDLNIIHVKAEDRFLSALAGIDEPEAKRKTIGHVFIDVFDEEAAKQTQVKWLAQGTIYPDVIESAASATGNAHVIKSHHNVGGLPEDMKLGLVEPLKELFKDEVRRIGLELGLPYDMLYRHPFPGPGLGVRVLGEVKKEYCDLLRRADAIFIEELHKSDLYNKVSQAFTVFLPVRSVGVMGDGRKYDWVVSLRAVETIDFMTAHWAHLPYDFLGRVSNRIINEIDGISRVVYDISGKPPATIEWE, from the coding sequence ATGACAACTAATATCCATCAGCATCGCATTCTTATCCTTGATTTTGGCTCGCAATATACCCAGCTTATTGCCCGCCGTATTCGTGAAATTGGTGTTTATTGTGAACTTTGGACATGGAATGTCACTGAAGAGCAAATTCGTGAATTTAACCCAGATGGTATTATTCTTTCCGGCGGGCCAGAGAGCACGACTGAGCACAATAGCCCAAGTGCCCCAGAATATGTTTTCAATGCAGGCGTCCCGGTTCTGGGCATCTGCTATGGCATGCAAACAATGTCTATGCAATTGGGTGGTCGCGTTGATAGCTCCGATGAACGTGAGTTTGGCTATGCACAAGTTGAAATCCAAAATAACTGTGAACTGTTCCGCGATATTCAAGATGCGCTAAGTGAGACCGGTCATCCGTTGTTGGATGTCTGGATGAGTCATGGTGACAAAGTGACAGCTATCCCAGCTGATTTTACAAAGGTTGCCAGCACAGATACGTGCCCGTTTGCCATTATGGCTAATGAAGAAAAACGTTTTTATGGTGTGCAATTCCACCCGGAAGTGACTCATACTCATCAAGGCCTGAATATTCTGAAACGTTTTGTGCTGGATATTTGTCAATGTGAAGTGTTATGGACGCCAGCTTCTATTATCGACGATATTGTCGAACGTCTACGTGCTCAGATTGGTGATGATCACGTCATTCTGGCGCTGTCTGGTGGTGTTGATTCTTCTGTGACGGCATTATTATTAAACCGTGCGATTGGTAAGCGCTTAACCTGCGTTTTCGTTGATAATGGCCTGCTGCGTTTGAACGAAGCGGATCAAGTGATGGCGATGTTTGAGGGTAAATTTGACCTGAATATCATCCATGTTAAAGCAGAAGATCGTTTCTTGTCTGCATTAGCCGGAATTGATGAGCCAGAAGCTAAACGTAAAACTATCGGCCATGTCTTTATCGATGTATTTGACGAAGAAGCGGCAAAACAAACCCAAGTCAAATGGCTGGCACAGGGTACGATTTATCCAGACGTGATCGAATCTGCGGCATCGGCAACGGGTAATGCTCACGTGATTAAATCTCACCACAATGTGGGTGGCCTGCCGGAAGATATGAAACTGGGGCTGGTTGAACCGCTGAAAGAGTTGTTCAAAGATGAAGTCCGTCGTATTGGTTTGGAACTTGGCCTGCCATATGACATGTTGTATCGTCATCCGTTCCCAGGCCCGGGTCTTGGTGTTCGCGTATTGGGTGAAGTGAAAAAAGAGTATTGTGACTTACTGCGCCGTGCTGACGCTATCTTTATTGAAGAGCTGCATAAATCTGATCTGTACAATAAAGTGAGTCAGGCATTCACCGTCTTCCTGCCTGTTCGTTCGGTGGGGGTTATGGGCGATGGCCGTAAATATGACTGGGTCGTCTCTTTGCGTGCGGTAGAAACGATTGACTTTATGACAGCTCACTGGGCACATTTGCCCTATGATTTTCTGGGGCGTGTCTCGAATAGAATCATTAATGAAATCGATGGTATTTCACGAGTGGTCTATGACATCAGCGGTAAGCCACCAGCGACAATTGAGTGGGAATAA
- a CDS encoding IS1 family transposase (programmed frameshift) — MAKVEVDCRYCHKSEDVKGHGKGHRGYPRYRCYACSKVFQLAYTYQACKPGVKEQIIDMAMNNSGIRDTARVLKVATATVMKTLKKLNPRNVTTLPLDGDDIHLICEVDEQWSFVGSKKNQRWLWYAWEPRMKRIVAHTFGDRSRKTWEKLLALLSPFNIRFYCTDDYAVYDCLPEEVHLTGKIFTQRIERTNLTHRTRIKRLNRKTIGYSKSEEMHDKVIGTFIERENYI, encoded by the exons ATGGCTAAAGTAGAAGTTGATTGTCGTTATTGTCACAAATCAGAAGATGTTAAAGGACATGGAAAAGGTCATAGAGGTTATCCCCGCTACCGCTGCTATGCCTGCAGTAAAGTCTTTCAGTTGGCATACACCTATCAAGCTTGCAAACCGGGAGTCAAAGAGCAGATTATTGATATGGCGATGAATAACAGCGGCATCCGTGACACGGCCCGCGTATTGAAGGTGGCAACAGCTACTGTGATGAAAACGCTTA AAAAACTCAACCCCCGGAACGTGACGACGCTTCCTCTTGACGGGGATGACATTCATCTTATCTGTGAAGTGGATGAGCAGTGGTCGTTTGTGGGGAGTAAGAAAAATCAGCGCTGGCTCTGGTATGCCTGGGAGCCGCGTATGAAACGGATAGTGGCACATACTTTTGGGGATCGCAGCAGAAAAACATGGGAAAAACTACTGGCACTCTTGTCACCCTTTAATATCCGGTTTTACTGTACGGATGATTATGCCGTTTATGATTGTCTTCCTGAAGAAGTCCATCTTACTGGAAAGATATTTACCCAACGTATAGAGAGAACCAACCTTACCCATCGTACCCGAATAAAAAGGCTGAATAGAAAAACAATCGGTTATTCCAAATCTGAAGAAATGCACGATAAAGTGATAGGCACTTTCATTGAGCGTGAAAACTATATTTAG